The Vicia villosa cultivar HV-30 ecotype Madison, WI linkage group LG1, Vvil1.0, whole genome shotgun sequence genome includes a region encoding these proteins:
- the LOC131639112 gene encoding cytochrome P450 81E8-like encodes MYYIILAVISLITLKFLIISTKKLRNLPPGPLSIPIIGNIYQLKHPLHRTLHNLSLKYGQVFSLRFGSRLVVVVSSPSVVHECFTKNDTVLANRPPLLAGKHLGYNYTAVTVAPYGDHWRNVRRIISLEILSSHRLNSFLGIRKDEIKKLMQKLARDSGDSFAKVELKSRFSEMTFNMIMRMIAGKRYYGEDCYVSDEEEAKRFREVITEFISVGGSSNPSEFVWIFRLFDFGSYEKRLKRISRRFDGFLQGLVDEHRRKKENGNTMIDHLLNLQKSQPEYYTDQIIKGIVLVMILGGTETSATTLEWAMSALLNHPEVLKKAKEEIDTNIGQDRLVEESDISKLPYLQNIIHETFRLHPAFALLAPHFSSEDCTIGGYNVPKGTILLVNAWAIHRDSQLWSDPTQFKPERFEKEGEAEKLIPFGLGRRACPGANLGQRTVSLTLAQCIQCFDWKRISEKEIDMSEGKGATTPKLIPLEAMCKARFNVINKVFLEADEKMSME; translated from the exons ATGTATTACATCATTCTTGCTGTTATTTCTCTTATAACACTAAAATTTCTCATAATCTCAACAAAAAAACTCAGAAACCTTCCACCAGGTCCACTGAGTATTCCCATAATTGGAAACATTTACCAACTCAAACACCCACTTCACCGCACTCTCCACAATCTCTCACTAAAATACGGTCAAGTCTTTTCCCTACGCTTCGGTTCTCGTTTAGTCGTAGTCGTTTCATCACCTTCCGTCGTACACGAATGTTTCACCAAAAACGACACCGTTTTAGCAAACCGTCCACCTCTTCTCGCCGGAAAACACTTAGGCTACAACTACACCGCCGTTACAGTGGCACCTTACGGCGATCACTGGCGTAACGTTCGCCGCATAATCTCCCTGGAGATCCTTTCATCTCACCGTTTGAATTCCTTTTTAGGAATCAGAAAAGATGAAATCAAGAAACTCATGCAAAAGCTAGCTCGTGATAGTGGAGATAGTTTTGCCAAAGTGGAATTGAAGTCGAGGTTTTCGGAGATGACTTTTAACATGATAATGAGAATGATAGCTGGAAAAAGGTATTATGGAGAGGATTGTTACGTGAGTGATGAGGAAGAAGCCAAGAGATTTAGGGAGGTGATTACCGAGTTTATATCGGTGGGAGGATCGAGTAATCCTAGCGAATTTGTTTGGATTTTTAGGTTGTTTGATTTTGGTAGTTATGAGAAGAGGTTGAAGAGAATTAGTAGAAGATTTGACGGGTTCTTGCAGGGTCTAGTTGATGAACATCGAAGAAAGAAGGAGAATGGGAATACCATGATTGATCATCTCTTGAACTTGCAAAAATCGCAACCAGAGTATTATACTGATCAAATCATCAAAGGGATTGTTCTG GTTATGATCCTTGGAGGAACAGAAACATCAGCTACAACATTAGAATGGGCAATGTCTGCATTACTAAATCATCCAGAAGTGTTGAAGAAGGCTAAAGAAGAAATCGATACCAACATAGGGCAAGATCGCTTAGTAGAAGAATCAGATATTTCAAAACTCCCTTACCTTCAAAACATAATCCACGAGACATTTCGGTTGCATCCCGCATTTGCATTACTGGCGCCCCATTTTTCTTCGGAAGATTGCACCATAGGAGGTTATAATGTTCCAAAGGGTACTATTTTGTTGGTTAATGCTTGGGCAATTCATAGAGATTCTCAGCTATGGAGTGATCCAACACAGTTCAAGCCAGAGAGATTTGAGAAAGAAGGGGAAGCTGAAAAGTTGATACCATTTGGATTGGGAAGAAGGGCTTGTCCAGGAGCAAATTTGGGGCAGCGTACAGTAAGTTTAACATTGGCTCAATGTATTCAATGTTTTGATTGGAAAAGAATAAGTGAGAAAGAAATTGATATGAGTGAAGGAAAAGGGGCCACTACACCGAAGCTAATTCCCTTAGAAGCCATGTGTAAAGCTCGTTTTAATGTCATCAACAAGGTTTTTCTTGAAGCAGATGAAAAGATGTCCATGGAGTAA
- the LOC131639118 gene encoding probable receptor-like protein kinase At2g23200: MAIQHSFILLTFLLQFSSLQFPSLGLYNIQDTYFINCGSDINVKENNKLYIGESNSTYPKTLFDISFTETSQSLVPSPLYQTARIFHSESSYEFTTVPNNTYMVRFHFLSFSSPTNLSTAQFNVSVPGFSLLQNFDAKNFTYSPLIKEYFVKIIRKRFKITFTPQNSSFAFVNAIELFMLPIHFISDSVVRFNYIGSTGRGLSTYSGNLLSRALETKHRLNIGAETVTRLTDNLSREWLPDDNYITTPQNATNSSFSGDIKRTANDESDGPNSNQYIAPDIIYQFAKESKNGSNGLSISWSVPVEKNIDHFIRLHFCDFSNQQPGLTTFFLYIYDTYVQNVNDNGPGISLELNDPYYYDFVVRSDGSGLLKVTVTPNVTVSLPNAFLNGLELMKVIEPSGLIPLDDLDSNSKVSSLPVVVGSVVGGLVLVSVLVFAFLWIGKIRKQRLPDNSDLLAIPAAAGAISHRRLTYGKTTQGSPLANINLGLKISLLDLQLATENFDAKRIIGKGGFGNVYKGVLKNRMNVAVKRSVSGSGQGLLEFETEIMVLSKIRHIHLVSLIGYCDESGEMILVYEYMKKGTLRENLYNTNLPSFLTWKQRLEICIGAAKGLHYLHKGVAGGIIHRDVKSTNILLDENLVAKLADFGLSKTGPIDQESYVGTCVKGTFGYLDPDYFKSLKLTEKSDVYSFGVVLLEVLCARPAIDQSCPSGQVNLVEWRLGCKDNGILEEIVDPSIKEQIDENSLRVFSETVEKCVQENGSDRPTMRDVLWNLEYSLQLQLEQHKDSSSIGLTLLQFSNIQRLLSLSTLVEVDGMSIGKVDESESAALMMLDNISCEANQGTTINSCVSP; encoded by the coding sequence ATGGCAATTCAACACTCTTTCATTTTACTtacttttcttcttcaattttcatCACTGCAATTTCCCTCACTCGGACTATACAATATCCAAGACACTTACTTCATCAACTGTGGATCAGATATCAATGTTAAAGAAAATAACAAGCTCTATATTGGTGAATCAAATTCTACTTACCCTAAAACATTATTCGACATAAGCTTTACAGAAACAAGCCAATCATTAGTGCCTTCACCTCTCTACCAAACAGCAAGAATTTTCCATTCTGAATCTTCTTACGAGTTTACTACAGTCCCAAACAACACCTACATGGTACGTTTTCATTTCCTTTCATTCTCTTCACCAACTAATCTTTCCACTGCTCAATTCAATGTTTCCGTTCCCGGTTTCTCTCTCTTACAAAATTTTGATGCCAAAAACTTCACTTACTCCCCTTTAATAAAAGAGTATTTTGTCAAAATCATCCGAAAAAGATTCAAAATAACTTTCACACCTCAAAACTCATCATTCGCCTTTGTTAATGCAATAGAACTCTTTATGCTCCCTATTCATTTTATCTCCGATTCAGTAGTGCGTTTCAATTACATCGGTTCTACAGGTCGAGGCCTATCTACTTATAGTGGCAATTTACTCTCTCGAGCGTTGGAAACTAAACACCGTCTTAACATTGGTGCTGAAACTGTCACTAGATTAACCGATAACTTATCGAGAGAGTGGTTACCAGATGATAATTATATAACTACTCCACAGAACGCTACGAATAGTTCCTTTAGTGGTGATATAAAACGCACAGCAAATGATGAATCTGATGgtccaaattcaaatcaatatatTGCTCCAGATATTATTTATCAATTTGCCAAAGAGAGTAAAAACGGTTCTAACGGTTTAAGCATAAGTTGGAGTGTTCCTGTGGAGAAGAATATTGATCATTTCATTAGGCTTCACTTTTGTGACTTTTCAAATCAACAGCCTGGTCTTACCACTTTCTTTCTCTATATTTATGACACTTATGTTCAAAATGTAAATGATAATGGCCCAGGTATATCACTTGAGTTGAATGATCCTTATTATTATGATTTTGTGGTTCGCTCCGATGGCTCTGGGCTATTGAAGGTTACTGTAACACCTAATGTGACGGTTTCTTTACCAAACGCATTTTTAAACGGCCTAGAACTAATGAAAGTGATTGAACCATCAGGTTTGATTCCGTTAGATGATTTGGATTCAAATTCAAAGGTTAGTAGTCTTCCCGTGGTGGTGGGTTCGGTTGTTGGAGGTTTAGTTCTGGTTTCTGTTCTGGTGTTTGCGTTTCTTTGGATTGGTAAAATAAGGAAACAAAGACTTCCCGATAATTCTGATTTGTTGGCGATTCCAGCTGCTGCAGGAGCGATTTCTCATAGAAGATTAACTTATGGAAAAACAACTCAAGGTTCACCTTTAGCTAACATAAATCTTGGCCTGAAAATTTCATTGCTTGATCTTCAATTAGCAACGGAGAATTTTGATGCGAAGAGGATAATAGGAAAAGGTGGTTTTGGAAATGTTTATAAAGGAGTTCTCAAGAATAGAATGAATGTTGCAGTGAAACGAAGTGTGTCGGGATCAGGCCAAGGGCTTCTTGAATTTGAAACTGAGATAATGGTTTTGTCCAAGATTCGACACATACACCTTGTTTCCTTAATTGGGTATTGTGATGAAAGCGGTGAGATGATACTTGTTTATGAGTATATGAAAAAGGGGACACTTAGAGAGAATCTGTACAATACAAATTTGCCTAGTTTTCTTACTTGGAAGCAAAGGCTTGAGATTTGTATTGGTGCTGCTAAAGGTCTTCATTACCTTCACAAAGGAGTGGCTGGTGGAATAATCCATCGCGATGTGAAATCCACAAACATATTGCTTGATGAGAATCTTGTTGCTAAACTTGCTGATTTTGGTCTTTCAAAGACAGGTCCTATTGATCAAGAATCTTATGTCGGCACATGTGTTAAAGGaacctttggatatcttgatcctGATTACTTCAAATCACTCAAGCTTACAGAAAAATCTGATGTTTATTCTTTTGGGGTTGTTCTACTTGAAGTGTTGTGTGCAAGACCAGCCATCGATCAATCTTGTCCAAGTGGGCAAGTCAATTTGGTCGAGTGGAGATTGGGTTGCAAAGACAACGGGATACTTGAAGAGATTGTTGATCCTTCCATAAAAGAGCAAATTGATGAAAACTCGCTTAGAGTATTTAGCGAGACAGTGGAAAAATGCGTGCAGGAAAATGGTAGTGATAGACCAACAATGCGTGATGTGTTGTGgaacttggaatattctttgcaGCTTCAGTTAGAACAACACAAGGATAGTTCTAGCATTGGTTTAACATTACTTCAATTTTCTAATATTCAACGTTTACTTTCTCTGTCTACACTGGTCGAAGTGGACGGCATGTCTATTGGGAAGGTTGATGAATCTGAAAGTGCAGCGTTGATGATGCTAGATAACATTTCGTGCGAAGCAAATCAAGGCACAACGATCAACTCGTGTGTGTCTCCATAA
- the LOC131639127 gene encoding probable receptor-like protein kinase At2g23200, translating into MATQHSIILLTFLLQFSSLQFPSLGLYNQQKTYFINCGSDTDFTQNSNLYIGESNPSYPKKMFSKSYKETSQSSVPSTLYQTARIFYSKSSYEFKFNTIPNNTYMVRFHFFSFSSLTNLSTAKFNVSVPGFSLLQNFNAKNTTNTLLIKEYFVTIITKKFKITFTPQTSSFAFVNAIELFMLPTHFIPDSIYRFNHINSTGKNLTTYGGGLLSRALETKHRLNVGGENVTRSTDNLSREWLLDNSYITNPQNAHGNSEAVSIPYTEEYDSLISNKYLAPNLVYQTARETKNGSNGLNISWSVPVEKNIDHFLRLHFCDFSNLQPGLTTFYLYIYDSFVQFVNHDTKLLSQLHKPYYYDFVVRSDGSGLLKVTVTPNKTDYKPNAFLNGIELMRVIESSGFGSLDESDSNSKVSLQVLVGSVVGGLVLVSVVVVVFLWICKIRKQMPIENSNWLPFRGAPEGSSHGRLTDRTTPQGSPLPNINLGLKISLLDLQHATENFDAKWIIGKGGFGIVYKGVLRNGMNVAVKRSEPGSGQGLPEFQAEIMVLSKIRHRHLVSLIGYCDERFEMILVYEYMEKGTLRDSLYNTNLSSFLSWKQRLEICIGAARGLQYLHKGATGGIIHRDVKSTNILLDENLVAKVADFGLSRTGPLDQHSYVSTGVKGTFGYLDPEYFRSQQLTEKSDVYSFGVVLLEVLCARPAIEQSLPREQVNLAEWGLFCKDKGLLDDIIDRSIKGQIDQNSLRKFSETVEKCLQDDGSDRPSMSDVLWDLEYCLQLQRGAIHREPHEDSSSSASVSIQLTNVRRFPSLSTLSEMEDLSIGRATDESDSAPDAVFSQLKIGDGR; encoded by the coding sequence ATGGCAACTCAACACTCTATCATTTTACTtacttttcttcttcaattctcatcACTACAATTTCCCTCACTCGGATTATACAATCAACAAAAAACATACTTCATCAACTGCGGATCAGATACCGACTTTACACAAAATAGCAATCTTTATATTGGTGAATCAAATCCTTCTTACCCTAAAAAAATGTTCAGCAAAAGCTATAAAGAAACAAGTCAATCTTCAGTGCCTTCAACTCTCTACCAAACAGCAAGAATATTCTATTCCAAATCTTCCTATGAATTCAAATTCAATACCATCCCAAACAACACCTACATGGTACGTTTCcatttcttttcattctcttCACTAACTAATCTTTCCACCGCTAAATTCAACGTTTCCGTTCCCGGTTTCTCTCTCTTACAAAATTTCAACGCCAAAAACACCACCAATACTCTTTTAATAAAAGAGTATTTCGTCACAATCataacaaaaaaattcaaaatcactttcacACCTCAAACCTCATCATTCGCGTTTGTTAACGCAATAGAACTCTTCATGCTCCCTACTCATTTTATCCCCGATTCTATCTACCGTTTCAACCACATCAACTCTACTGGCAAAAACTTAACTACTTACGGTGGTGGCTTGCTCTCACGAGCTTTGGAAACCAAACACCGTCTTAATGTTGGTGGCGAAAATGTCACTAGATCAACCGATAACTTATCCAGAGAGTGGTTACTGGATAACAGTTACATAACTAATCCACAAAACGCTCATGGTAATTCTGAGGCAGTTTCAATTCCATACACAGAAGAATATGATAGTCtgatttcaaataaatatttggCTCCAAATCTTGTTTATCAAACTGCCAGAGAGACTAAAAACGGTTCTAACGGTTTAAACATAAGTTGGAGTGTTCCTGTGGAGAAGAATATTGATCATTTTCTTAGGCTTCACTTTTGTGACTTTTCAAATCTACAGCCTGGTCTTACAACTTTCTATCTCTACATATATGACAGTTTTGTTCAATTTGTAAATCATGATACAAAACTGTTGTCTCAGTTGCATAAACCTTATTATTATGATTTTGTGGTTCGATCCGATGGCTCTGGGCTATTGAAGGTTACTGTAACACCTAATAAGACAGATTATAAACCAAACGCGTTTTTAAACGGGATAGAACTAATGAGAGTGATTGAATCATCGGGTTTCGGTTCCTTAGATGAATCGGATTCAAATTCGAAGGTTAGTCTTCAAGTGTTGGTGGGTTCTGTTGTTGGAGGTTTAGTTTTGGTTTCAGTTGTGGTGGTTGTGTTTCTCTGGATTTGTAAAATAAGGAAACAAATGCCTATTGAGAATTCCAATTGGTTGCCGTTTCGAGGTGCCCCAGAAGGGAGTTCTCACGGCAGATTAACTGATCGGACAACACCTCAAGGCTCACCTCTACCTAACATAAACCTTGGATTGAAAATCTCCTTGCTTGATCTTCAACATGCAACTGAGAATTTTGATGCGAAGTGGATAATTGGAAAGGGTGGTTTTGGAATTGTTTATAAGGGAGTTCTCAGGAATGGAATGAATGTGGCAGTGAAAAGAAGTGAACCAGGATCAGGTCAAGGACTTCCTGAATTTCAAGCTGAGATAATGGTTTTGTCCAAGATTCGTCACAGACACCTTGTTTCCTTAATTGGGTATTGTGATGAAAGGTTTGAGATGATACTTGTTTATGAGTACATGGAAAAAGGGACACTTAGAGACAGTTTGTACAATACAAATTTGTCTAGTTTTTTGAGTTGGAAGCAAAGGCTTGAGATTTGTATTGGTGCTGCTAGAGGTCTTCAATACCTTCACAAAGGAGCAACCGGTGGAATCATTCACCGCGATGTGAAATCTACAAACATATTGCTTGACGAGAATCTTGTAGCTAAAGTTGCTGATTTTGGTCTTTCAAGAACCGGTCCTCTTGATCAGCATTCTTATGTCAGCACAGGAGTTAAAGGAACTTTCGGATATCTTGATCCAGAGTACTTTAGATCACAACAACTTACAGAGAAATCTGATGTTTATTCATTCGGCGTGGTTCTACTTGAAGTGTTGTGTGCACGACCAGCCATTGAACAGTCTCTTCCAAGGGAACAAGTGAATTTGGCTGAGTGGGGGCTTTTTTGTAAAGACAAAGGCTTGTTGGATGATATTATTGATCGATCCATTAAGGGACAGATTGATCAAAACTCACTCAGAAAATTTAGTGAGACAGTGGAAAAATGCTTACAAGATGATGGTAGTGATAGGCCTTCAATGAGTGACGTGTTGTGGGACTTGGAATATTGTTTGCAGCTCCAGAGAGGTGCAATACACAGAGAACCTCATGAGGATAGTTCCAGCAGTGCTTCAGTGTCAATTCAATTGACAAATGTTCGCCGTTTTCCTTCGCTGTCTACACTGAGTGAAATGGAAGACCTGTCTATTGGGAGGGCTACCGATGAATCTGATAGTGCACCGGATGCTGTTTTCTCTCAGTTGAAAATTGGTGATGGTAGATAG
- the LOC131639134 gene encoding probable receptor-like protein kinase At2g23200, translating to MPMAIQHYIILLSFLLQFSLLQFPSLGLYNLQHTYFINCGSDINVKENNNLYIGESNSTYPKTIFTKSSTETSQSSVLSPLYQTARIFHSESSYEFNTIPNNTYMVRFHFLSFSSSTNLSSAKFNVSVPGFYLLQNFDAKNTTNTPLIKEYFVKIIRKRFKITFTPQTSSFAFVNAIELFMLPIHFIPDSIARFNYIGSTTGRGLSTYTGSLLSRALETKHRLNVGGETVTRLTDNLSRNWLPDNSYITTPQNAYDGNFNGDIKRSADDESDGPNSNQYIAPDIVYQNAKESKNGSNGLSISWSVPVEKNIDHFLRLHFCDLLNPQPGLTTFFLYIYDTYVQNVNDGVGLLFELRDPYYYDYVVRSDSSGVLKVTVTPNKTDFKPNAFLNGLELMKVIESSGLVPADYFDSKSKVRLPVLVGSVIGGLVLVSVIAVVYLCKIRKQTPDENSNWLPVRAVAGGSSHSRLTDGTTQGSPLPNINLGLKISLLDLQLATENFDAKWIIGKGGFGIVYRGVLGNGKIVAVKRSEPGCGQGLQEFQAEIMVLSKIRHRHLVSLIGYCDERNEMILVYEYMEKGTLRDSLYNTNLPNFLSWKQRLEICIGAARGIHYLHKGATGGIIHRDVKSTNILLDENLVAKVADFGLSRTGPLDQHSYVSTGVKGTFGYLDPEYFRSQQLTEKSDVYSFGVVLLEVLCARPAIEPALPREQVNLAEWGVFCKDKGILEDIIDPSIKGHVDQNSLRKFSEIVEKCLQDDGSDRPSMGDVLWDLEYALQLQRGAIHRQPHEDSSNSAFVSIQLPNVRRFPSLSTLSETDDMSIGRVTDESDTAADTVFSQLKIGDGR from the coding sequence atgcCTATGGCAATTCAACACTATATTATTTTACTCagttttcttcttcaattctcattACTACAATTTCCCTCACTCGGATTATACAATCTCCAACACACTTACTTCATCAACTGTGGATCAGATATCAAtgttaaagaaaacaacaatctTTATATTGGTGAATCAAATTCTACTTACCCTAAAACAATATTCACCAAAAGCTCCACAGAAACAAGCCAATCATCAGTTCTGTCACCTCTCTACCAAACAGCTAGAATTTTCCATTCTGAATCATCCTATGAGTTCAATACCATCCCAAACAACACCTACATGGTACGTTTCCATTTCCTTTCCTTCTCTTCATCAACTAACCTTTCCTCTGCTAAATTCAATGTTTCTGTTCCTGGATTTTATCTGTTACAAAATTTCGACGCAAAAAACACCACCAACACTCCTTTAATAAAAGAGTATTTTGTCAAAATCATAAGAAAAAGATTCAAAATAACTTTCACACCTCAAACCTCATCATTTGCGTTTGTTAATGCAATAGAACTCTTTATGCTTCCTATTCATTTTATCCCCGATTCAATCGCACGTTTCAATTACATCGGTTCTACTACTGGTCGAGGCCTATCTACTTATACTGGCAGTTTACTCTCTCGAGCTTTGGAAACCAAACACCGTCTTAATGTAGGAGGCGAAACTGTCACTAGACTAACCGATAACTTATCGAGAAATTGGTTACCGGATAACAGTTATATAACTACTCCACAAAACGCTTACGATGGCAACTTTAACGGGGATATCAAACGCTCGGCAGACGATGAATCTGACGgtccaaattcaaatcaatatatTGCTCCAGATATTGTTTATCAAAATGCCAAAGAGAGTAAAAACGGTTCTAACGGATTAAGCATAAGTTGGAGTGTTCCTGTGGAGAAAAACATTGATCATTTTCTTAGGCTTCACTTTTGTGACCTTTTAAATCCACAGCCTGGTCTTACAACTTTCTTTCTCTACATTTATGACACTTATGTTCAAAATGTAAATGATGGCGTAGGTTTGTTATTTGAGTTGCGTGATccttattattatgattatgtgGTTCGCTCCGATAGCTCTGGCGTATTGAAGGTTACGGTAACACCTAATAAGACAGATTTTAAACCAAACGCATTTTTAAATGGGCTAGAACTAATGAAAGTGATTGAGTCGTCAGGTTTAGTTCCTGCAGATTATTTCGATTCAAAATCGAAGGTCAGACTTCCAGTGTTGGTGGGTTCAGTCATTGGGGGTTTGGTTTTAGTTTCTGTTATCGCCGTTGTGTATCTTTGTAAAATAAGGAAACAAACGCCTGATGAGAATTCCAATTGGTTGCCAGTTCGAGCTGTTGCGGGAGGAAGTTCTCACAGTAGACTAACTGATGGAACAACTCAAGGCTCACCTCTACCTAACATAAATCTTGGATTGAAAATCTCCTTGCTTGATCTTCAACTTGCAACGGAGAATTTTGATGCGAAGTGGATAATTGGAAAAGGTGGTTTTGGAATTGTTTATAGAGGAGTTCTCGGGAATGGAAAGATTGTGGCTGTGAAAAGAAGTGAACCAGGATGTGGTCAAGGACTTCAAGAATTTCAAGCTGAGATAATGGTTTTGTCCAAAATTCGTCACCGACACCTTGTTTCCTTAATTGGATATTGTGACGAGAGGAATGAGATGATTCTTGTGTATGAGTACATGGAAAAAGGGACACTTAGAGACAGTTTGTACAATACAAATTTGCCTAATTTTTTGAGTTGGAAGCAAAGGCTTGAGATTTGTATTGGTGCTGCTAGAGGTATTCATTACCTTCACAAAGGAGCAACTGGTGGAATCATTCACCGGGATGTGAAATCCACAAACATATTGCTTGATGAGAATCTTGTTGCTAAAGTTGCTGATTTTGGTCTTTCAAGGACGGGTCCTCTTGATCAGCATTCTTATGTCAGCACAGGTGTTAAAGGAACTTTCGGGTATCTTGACCCAGAATACTTTAGATCACAACAGCTTACAGAAAAATCTGATGTTTATTCATTCGGCGTGGTTCTACTAGAAGTGCTGTGTGCAAGACCAGCCATTGAACCGGCGCTTCCAAGGGAACAGGTGAACTTGGCTGAGTGGGGAGTTTTTTGCAAAGACAAAGGGATATTGGAAGATATTATTGATCCATCCATTAAAGGACATGTTGATCAAAACTCACTAAGAAAATTTAGTGAGATAGTGGAAAAATGCTTACAAGATGATGGTAGTGATAGGCCTTCAATGGGTGATGTGCTATGGGACTTGGAATATGCTTTGCAGCTTCAGAGAGGTGCAATACATAGACAGCCTCACGAGGATAGTTCCAACAGTGCTTTTGTATCAATTCAATTGCCTAATGTTCGCCGTTTTCCTTCGCTGTCAACACTAAGTGAAACGGATGACATGTCTATTGGGAGGGTTACTGATGAATCTGATACTGCAGCAGATACTGTTTTCTCTCAGTTGAAAATTGGTGACGGTAGATAG